The following are from one region of the Hydrogenimonas sp. SS33 genome:
- a CDS encoding LysM peptidoglycan-binding domain-containing protein, with product MSAFLIAGTLHASLMTDPVYIDDAKVLETLDIPSGFLRDPLFRRFKNDLTTRKRNYYLRMLRRGQSYIPTLRKMLAKEDVPQVFLYMAMAESHFDAHARSSAKAVGLWQFMPKTARLYGLKIDRYVDERKDPVRSTEAAIAYLKRLYGMFGKWYLAALAYNCGEGRVLQAIKKAGSDDLHTLLDEKKRYLPRESRNYLRKILSLALVANNAQLSFTKAELKLFNPSDSERLVRVRVNGGESMEHIARQIGMSTKALKELNPQFKYGFTPPQKSSFINIPLSKVRIFRTSYKPGRQKSMYLVHRVKKGETLSQIAYRYGIHYKVIASFNKIRRGIIYPKQELVIPIPKGSIHRYKVKPGDSIYKIARRFGVKVATIKTRNALKSDIIHVGDRLVIPN from the coding sequence TTGTCCGCATTCCTGATTGCCGGAACACTGCATGCGTCGCTGATGACGGATCCGGTCTATATTGACGATGCGAAGGTGCTCGAAACGCTCGACATCCCCTCCGGTTTTCTTAGAGACCCGCTTTTCCGCCGGTTCAAAAACGACCTGACGACACGCAAACGCAACTATTACCTGCGTATGCTGCGCAGAGGGCAGAGCTACATTCCCACCCTCCGAAAAATGCTCGCCAAAGAGGATGTGCCCCAGGTCTTTCTCTATATGGCGATGGCGGAATCCCACTTCGACGCCCATGCCAGGTCCTCGGCCAAAGCGGTGGGGCTTTGGCAGTTCATGCCCAAAACGGCCCGACTTTACGGCCTGAAAATCGACCGATATGTCGACGAACGGAAGGATCCGGTGCGCTCTACCGAAGCGGCCATCGCCTACCTGAAGCGGCTCTACGGCATGTTCGGCAAATGGTATCTGGCCGCGCTGGCCTACAACTGCGGCGAGGGGAGGGTGCTTCAGGCCATCAAAAAAGCGGGAAGCGACGACCTTCACACCCTGCTGGACGAGAAGAAGCGCTATCTGCCCAGGGAGAGCAGGAACTACCTTCGGAAAATCCTCTCCCTGGCGCTGGTGGCCAACAACGCCCAGCTCTCCTTCACCAAAGCGGAACTGAAACTCTTCAACCCCTCCGATTCGGAACGGCTGGTGCGCGTGCGTGTCAATGGGGGAGAGTCCATGGAGCATATCGCCCGGCAGATCGGCATGAGCACCAAAGCGCTGAAAGAGCTCAATCCCCAATTCAAATACGGTTTCACCCCGCCGCAGAAGAGCTCCTTCATCAACATCCCACTCAGCAAGGTCAGGATTTTCCGTACCTCCTACAAACCGGGCCGGCAGAAGAGCATGTATCTGGTGCACCGGGTCAAAAAGGGGGAGACGCTGAGCCAGATCGCCTACCGGTACGGCATTCACTACAAAGTGATCGCCTCCTTCAACAAAATACGCAGAGGGATCATCTACCCCAAACAGGAGCTGGTCATTCCGATTCCCAAAGGCTCCATCCACCGCTACAAAGTGAAGCCTGGAGACTCCATCTACAAGATCGCCCGGCGTTTCGGGGTGAAAGTGGCGACCATCAAGACACGCAACGCCCTCAAGAGCGACATCATCCATGTAGGGGACAGACTTGTCATTCCCAATTAG
- a CDS encoding TatD family hydrolase gives MIIDTHCHLDDARFDGDLDEVLARAREKGVRGFVIPGANIATLPKARDIAHRYDDVFYAAGVHPYDKEGYDEALLRTFLEDEKCVAVGECGLDYFRLPENEGERHEEIAEQKRVFGAQIELAKAVGKPLIVHIRDASADAMEMLLEHGAEAVGGVLHCYNADEQLLKLAEAGFYYGIGGVLTFKNAKKLPHVLPKIPRERLVVETDAPYLTPHPFRGKRNEPAYTTLVVEKMAELLQSDAETIAEETTRNAMRLFQPLKTLQMV, from the coding sequence ATGATCATCGACACCCACTGCCATCTCGACGATGCCCGTTTCGACGGGGATCTTGACGAGGTGCTGGCGAGGGCGAGAGAGAAGGGGGTGCGGGGGTTCGTCATTCCCGGCGCCAACATCGCCACGCTCCCCAAAGCCCGCGATATCGCCCACCGGTACGACGACGTCTTCTATGCCGCGGGGGTCCACCCCTACGACAAGGAGGGGTACGACGAGGCGCTTTTGCGGACCTTTCTGGAAGATGAAAAGTGCGTCGCCGTCGGCGAATGCGGGCTCGACTATTTCCGCCTTCCCGAAAATGAAGGGGAGCGGCATGAAGAGATCGCCGAGCAGAAGAGGGTCTTCGGTGCCCAGATCGAACTGGCCAAAGCGGTGGGCAAGCCCCTCATCGTCCATATCCGCGATGCGAGCGCCGATGCGATGGAGATGCTGCTGGAGCACGGGGCCGAAGCGGTCGGGGGCGTGCTTCACTGCTACAATGCCGACGAGCAGCTGCTGAAACTGGCCGAGGCGGGATTCTACTACGGCATCGGCGGGGTACTGACATTCAAAAACGCCAAAAAACTTCCCCATGTGCTGCCCAAAATCCCCCGTGAGCGTCTGGTGGTCGAAACCGACGCGCCCTACCTGACGCCGCACCCTTTCAGGGGAAAACGGAACGAACCGGCCTATACGACCCTCGTGGTGGAGAAGATGGCGGAGCTTCTGCAAAGCGATGCCGAGACGATCGCCGAGGAGACGACCCGCAACGCGATGCGCCTCTTTCAGCCGTTAAAAACCCTTCAAATGGTATAA
- the aspS gene encoding aspartate--tRNA ligase, which translates to MRTHYNTELNEHNVGEEVTLAGWVNSYRDHGGVIFIDLRDKTGLIQLVCDPADNAEAHKVASQVRDEFVLIAKGKVRMRGEGLENPRLKTGKIEVVVDELVIENRSEPMPFTLGDPNVGEDIRLKYRYLDLRQKEMFDLFKLRSKAAIAARNTLDRLGFLEVETPVLTKSTPEGARDYLVPSRVHPGEFYALPQSPQLFKQLLMVAGFDRYFQIAKCFRDEDLRADRQPEFTQIDVEMSFCTQEDVMQVAEELLESIFSACGYEIETPFPRITWRESMEKYGNDRPDLRFGLELVDVIDLFENCDSPIFAEIAQYKKINRIKALKVPGGDNAFSRKIIKELESFVTKFGAKGLAYIQVKEEGLKGPILKFLSEEAIKTMKERLALEVGDIVFFGAGDRKVVWDYMGRLRVEVARRLGLIDEDRFEFVWVVDFPMFELEEGSLHLKALHHPFTMPRNIDEEDAEAMESIAYDVVLNGIELGGGSIRIHKPEIQKRVFELLGIGEEEAQEKFGFLLDALKFGAPPHGGFAMGFDRIMMLLGKRESIRDVIAFPKTQSATCLLTHAPGPVDEAQLKELGIRIRKQPKIDASE; encoded by the coding sequence TTGCGTACACACTACAATACCGAACTCAACGAACACAATGTCGGCGAAGAGGTGACGCTGGCGGGGTGGGTCAACAGTTACCGCGACCACGGCGGCGTCATTTTTATCGACCTGCGGGACAAAACGGGGCTCATCCAGCTCGTCTGCGACCCAGCCGACAATGCCGAGGCCCACAAGGTGGCCAGCCAGGTAAGGGACGAATTCGTTCTGATCGCCAAAGGCAAAGTGCGCATGCGCGGCGAGGGGCTCGAAAACCCCCGCCTCAAAACGGGTAAAATCGAAGTGGTCGTCGACGAGCTGGTCATCGAAAACCGCAGCGAACCGATGCCCTTCACTCTCGGCGACCCCAACGTGGGCGAGGATATCCGGCTCAAATACCGCTATCTCGACCTGCGCCAGAAAGAGATGTTCGACCTCTTCAAACTCCGCTCCAAAGCGGCCATCGCGGCGCGGAACACCCTCGACAGGCTGGGCTTTCTGGAAGTGGAGACGCCTGTACTGACCAAGTCGACCCCCGAAGGGGCGCGGGACTACCTGGTTCCCAGCCGGGTCCATCCCGGTGAGTTCTATGCCCTTCCCCAGTCTCCCCAGCTCTTCAAACAGCTGCTGATGGTCGCCGGATTCGACCGCTACTTCCAGATCGCCAAATGTTTCCGGGACGAAGACCTCCGGGCCGACCGCCAGCCCGAATTCACCCAGATCGACGTGGAGATGAGCTTCTGCACCCAGGAAGATGTGATGCAAGTGGCCGAAGAGCTTCTTGAGTCCATCTTCTCGGCCTGCGGCTACGAGATAGAGACCCCCTTCCCACGCATCACCTGGCGCGAATCGATGGAGAAGTACGGCAACGACCGGCCCGACCTCCGTTTCGGCCTGGAACTGGTCGACGTCATCGACCTCTTCGAAAACTGCGACTCCCCCATCTTCGCCGAAATCGCCCAGTACAAGAAGATAAACCGTATCAAAGCCCTCAAGGTTCCCGGCGGCGACAACGCGTTTTCTCGCAAGATCATCAAGGAGCTGGAGAGTTTCGTCACCAAATTCGGTGCCAAGGGCCTCGCCTACATCCAGGTCAAGGAGGAGGGCCTCAAGGGGCCCATTCTCAAATTCCTCAGCGAGGAGGCCATTAAAACGATGAAGGAGCGCCTGGCGCTGGAGGTGGGCGATATCGTCTTTTTCGGTGCGGGCGACAGGAAAGTGGTCTGGGACTACATGGGGCGCCTGCGGGTGGAGGTCGCCAGACGCCTCGGCCTCATCGACGAAGATCGGTTCGAATTCGTCTGGGTCGTCGATTTCCCGATGTTCGAGCTGGAGGAAGGTTCCCTTCACCTCAAAGCGCTCCACCACCCCTTCACGATGCCCAGGAATATCGACGAAGAGGATGCAGAGGCGATGGAGTCGATCGCCTACGACGTGGTTCTCAACGGCATCGAACTGGGAGGCGGCTCCATCCGTATCCACAAACCGGAGATTCAGAAGCGGGTCTTCGAACTGCTGGGAATCGGCGAAGAGGAGGCCCAGGAGAAGTTCGGTTTCCTCCTCGACGCCCTCAAATTCGGTGCGCCTCCCCACGGCGGTTTCGCCATGGGATTCGACCGCATCATGATGCTGCTGGGCAAACGGGAGAGCATCCGCGACGTCATCGCTTTCCCGAAAACCCAAAGCGCCACCTGCCTGCTGACCCACGCCCCCGGCCCCGTGGACGAAGCGCAGCTCAAAGAGCTTGGAATCCGCATCAGGAAGCAGCCGAAGATCGATGCGTCTGAGTGA
- a CDS encoding helix-turn-helix domain-containing protein: protein MCEKKEFGCPFEYALDILGGKWKGLVIFYLGRRGTLRYSELRRELKGITQKMLTQTLRRLEEGGLIHREVYPVVPPKVEYSLTEKGKSLLPILDALQKWGERETNMRRES, encoded by the coding sequence ATGTGTGAGAAAAAAGAGTTTGGCTGCCCCTTTGAATACGCCCTTGATATCCTCGGCGGCAAATGGAAGGGCCTGGTGATTTTTTATCTGGGGCGCCGCGGTACCCTGCGCTACTCCGAATTGCGGCGCGAACTCAAAGGCATCACCCAAAAGATGCTTACCCAGACCCTTCGCCGTCTCGAAGAGGGAGGACTGATTCACCGGGAGGTCTACCCCGTCGTCCCGCCAAAAGTGGAATACTCCCTCACTGAAAAAGGCAAAAGCCTGCTGCCTATTCTGGATGCATTGCAAAAGTGGGGAGAAAGAGAGACAAACATGAGGAGAGAGTCATAA
- a CDS encoding AAA family ATPase yields the protein MIERFYAKNLVGFETLELEFVPGLIAVTGPSGAGKSVFMQALLALFGLADATAEVSEALLKRSDLVSLESYAAQEEDEMTVRAVKREKVRYFLNDLTISKKRLREILSPLVRHISQRSNNELSSQLLVELLDAMAAVEDAGYPRKLSRFREHYAEFRDKSGRLEKMREDEKRVRELIEFAEFEIKKIDEAAPRAGEDEELMAIKRKLSKKEKIGEAIAKASRIFESEDDVIEALGMIDADTTLFTEAMNTLRAEFERGEEMLEELDGIDVEQVLDRIETLADLKRRYGSIEEALAYRDEKVRELEYLRNIDHELGSLAEEVEKLALILEKEAQNISTDRRAAAGKVEHFINRYLSELRMPPLHFRVQTKPLDSTGIDAVDIDLEGSSVKTLSGGEFNRIRLALMLCKSELAGGEGILLIDEIDANVSGDESIAIAKLLKTLSKNYQIVAISHQPHLTAAAKEHILVTKEGGRSRAKRLDAKERVGEIARMIAGERGGEEARSLAKNLLQEFAE from the coding sequence ATGATCGAACGCTTCTACGCCAAAAACCTGGTGGGGTTCGAAACCCTGGAACTGGAGTTCGTGCCGGGACTCATCGCTGTCACGGGCCCCAGCGGGGCCGGCAAGTCGGTCTTCATGCAGGCGCTGTTGGCCCTTTTCGGGCTGGCGGACGCGACGGCGGAAGTCTCCGAAGCCCTGCTCAAACGCAGCGACCTCGTCTCGTTGGAGAGTTACGCGGCCCAGGAAGAGGACGAGATGACGGTGCGTGCCGTGAAGCGGGAGAAGGTGCGCTACTTCCTCAACGATCTGACCATCTCCAAAAAGCGGCTCAGGGAGATCCTTTCGCCTCTGGTGCGGCACATCAGCCAGCGAAGCAACAACGAGCTCTCTTCCCAGCTGCTGGTGGAGCTGCTCGATGCGATGGCGGCGGTGGAAGATGCCGGATACCCGCGCAAACTTTCGCGGTTCAGGGAGCATTACGCCGAGTTCAGGGACAAAAGCGGCCGCCTGGAAAAGATGAGGGAAGATGAGAAGCGGGTCAGGGAGTTGATCGAGTTCGCCGAGTTCGAGATAAAGAAGATCGACGAGGCGGCTCCCCGCGCAGGAGAGGACGAAGAGTTGATGGCGATCAAGCGCAAACTCTCCAAAAAAGAGAAGATCGGCGAGGCGATCGCCAAAGCGTCGCGCATTTTCGAAAGCGAAGACGACGTTATCGAAGCGCTGGGGATGATCGATGCCGATACGACTCTTTTTACCGAAGCGATGAATACGCTGCGTGCCGAGTTCGAGCGGGGCGAAGAGATGCTCGAGGAGCTCGACGGCATCGACGTGGAGCAGGTGCTCGACCGCATCGAGACCCTGGCCGACCTGAAACGGCGCTACGGCTCCATCGAAGAGGCGCTGGCGTACCGGGACGAGAAGGTCAGGGAGCTCGAATATCTTCGCAACATCGACCATGAGCTGGGAAGCCTGGCCGAAGAGGTGGAGAAGCTGGCGTTGATTCTGGAAAAAGAGGCGCAGAACATCAGCACCGACCGCAGGGCGGCGGCGGGGAAGGTGGAGCACTTCATCAACAGGTACCTTTCCGAGCTTCGGATGCCGCCCCTGCACTTCAGAGTACAGACCAAACCCCTGGACAGCACGGGAATCGACGCGGTGGACATCGACCTGGAGGGCTCCTCGGTCAAAACCCTCAGCGGCGGGGAGTTCAACCGCATACGCCTGGCGCTGATGCTTTGCAAGAGCGAGCTGGCGGGCGGCGAGGGGATTTTGCTGATCGACGAGATCGACGCCAATGTCAGCGGCGACGAGAGCATCGCCATCGCGAAACTGCTCAAAACCCTCTCCAAAAACTACCAGATCGTCGCCATCTCCCACCAGCCCCATCTCACCGCCGCCGCGAAGGAGCACATTCTGGTGACCAAAGAGGGAGGACGCAGCCGGGCGAAGCGCCTCGATGCGAAGGAGCGGGTCGGTGAGATCGCCCGGATGATCGCAGGCGAAAGGGGCGGGGAGGAGGCCAGGTCGCTGGCGAAAAATCTGCTTCAGGAGTTTGCCGAATGA
- a CDS encoding HAD-IIIA family hydrolase, which yields MIRLVVLDVDGCMTDGRIVYTDEGDEIKAFNVKDGFAIANWIAMGRDVAIITGRRSKIVERRAKELGVHHLYQGVRDKYAKLEELCEKLGIGMENVAMIGDDLNDYRILKACAISFVPSDANHYVMDIADVVLSRKGGDGAVREMLELLIRQEGLEEEYLARWT from the coding sequence GTGATCCGTCTCGTGGTGCTGGATGTGGACGGCTGCATGACCGACGGCCGCATCGTCTACACCGACGAAGGGGACGAGATCAAAGCCTTTAACGTCAAGGACGGTTTCGCCATAGCCAACTGGATCGCCATGGGACGGGATGTGGCCATCATCACCGGCCGGCGCTCCAAAATCGTGGAGAGGAGGGCGAAGGAACTGGGAGTGCACCACCTCTATCAGGGGGTCAGGGACAAATACGCCAAACTCGAAGAGCTTTGTGAAAAGTTGGGTATCGGCATGGAAAATGTGGCGATGATCGGGGACGATCTGAATGACTACCGCATACTCAAGGCATGCGCCATCTCTTTCGTTCCCAGCGACGCCAACCACTATGTCATGGATATCGCCGATGTGGTGCTCAGCCGCAAAGGGGGTGACGGTGCCGTCAGGGAGATGCTGGAGCTTCTGATCCGGCAGGAGGGTCTGGAAGAGGAGTACCTCGCCCGATGGACCTAG
- the hisB gene encoding imidazoleglycerol-phosphate dehydratase HisB → MVIEKRRETKETKIELSLDVDGSGRSKISTGVGFFDHMLESFAKHAQFDLTVSCEGDVHVDDHHTVEDVGIVLGQALNEAVYPIEGVERFGNAVIVMDEAAVECALDLSNRPYLVYETDVDGKVGRFDTELAEEFFKAFAFNAGITLHIVRQRGHNRHHIIEAAFKASAVALRRALAPNAKAGIPSTKGIL, encoded by the coding sequence GTGGTTATAGAGAAACGAAGAGAGACGAAAGAGACGAAAATCGAATTGAGCCTGGACGTCGACGGCAGCGGCCGTTCCAAAATTTCGACGGGAGTGGGATTTTTCGACCATATGCTGGAGAGTTTCGCCAAGCATGCCCAGTTCGACCTGACGGTCTCCTGCGAAGGGGATGTGCATGTGGATGACCACCACACCGTGGAGGATGTGGGGATCGTTCTGGGGCAGGCGCTCAACGAAGCGGTCTACCCCATCGAAGGGGTGGAGCGTTTCGGTAATGCCGTCATCGTGATGGACGAAGCGGCGGTGGAGTGCGCGCTGGATCTGAGCAACCGCCCCTACCTGGTCTACGAAACGGACGTGGACGGCAAGGTCGGGCGGTTCGACACGGAGCTTGCGGAAGAGTTCTTCAAGGCTTTCGCCTTCAATGCGGGAATCACGCTGCATATTGTCCGGCAGCGGGGACACAACCGCCACCACATCATCGAGGCGGCCTTCAAAGCGTCCGCCGTCGCGCTGCGCAGGGCCCTGGCCCCCAACGCCAAAGCCGGCATCCCCAGTACCAAAGGGATTCTGTGA
- the lptA gene encoding lipopolysaccharide transport periplasmic protein LptA, with protein sequence MKNKTRWTAAVLLLCMGLAATAEEVTITSDRFEADEQSRVTKFLGHVHMKKGTDELNATKVNVYFNAKRKPLKYEALGKVSFVIHMKEDPKWYSGKADRLVYRPAGEIYELYGHVVLKEPALDRTVTGEKVVVEKQSGRATVEGGAHKPVKFIFKVEEKDAGKNR encoded by the coding sequence GTGAAAAATAAAACGAGGTGGACGGCGGCTGTTCTCCTGCTTTGTATGGGGCTTGCCGCGACGGCGGAAGAGGTGACGATCACCTCCGACCGGTTCGAAGCCGACGAACAGAGCCGGGTGACGAAGTTTCTGGGCCATGTCCATATGAAAAAGGGCACCGACGAGCTCAATGCCACGAAAGTGAATGTCTATTTCAATGCCAAACGTAAACCTTTGAAGTACGAAGCGCTCGGAAAGGTCTCCTTCGTCATCCATATGAAAGAGGATCCAAAATGGTATAGCGGCAAAGCGGACCGGTTGGTCTACAGACCTGCCGGTGAGATCTACGAACTCTACGGCCATGTGGTGCTGAAAGAGCCGGCACTCGACAGAACCGTCACCGGAGAGAAGGTCGTCGTCGAGAAACAGAGCGGCAGGGCGACAGTCGAAGGGGGTGCCCACAAACCCGTCAAATTCATTTTCAAGGTAGAAGAGAAAGATGCCGGCAAGAATCGTTGA
- a CDS encoding septal ring lytic transglycosylase RlpA family protein, whose protein sequence is MSFPIRTFLLGCLTSLPLLLWLDGCGARNTTLGVPVFGPGPSKPRSSKAIHRATLRPYTINGRTYYPTVVHVGWTQEGIASWYGPNFHGGRTSNGEIYNMYAMTAAHKTLPMNTMVKVTNKRNGKSVVVRINDRGPFVSGRIIDLSYAAGKKIGIDRTGTAPVCLKVLGFDNIIASMAKRSGHAVRDRVVLSGFAVQVGSFRRYEGAMKYKKSYDNFEGRYHTVIKRFMVGGAPLYRVWLTGFRSEAEARDFIKAWSIPGAFIVRG, encoded by the coding sequence TTGTCATTCCCAATTAGGACGTTTCTGCTTGGCTGCCTGACGTCGCTTCCGCTGCTTCTCTGGCTGGACGGGTGCGGTGCCCGCAATACAACACTGGGGGTTCCCGTCTTCGGACCGGGGCCCTCCAAACCGCGCTCTTCCAAAGCGATCCACCGGGCGACGCTGCGTCCCTATACGATCAACGGAAGGACCTACTATCCGACGGTGGTCCATGTGGGGTGGACCCAGGAGGGTATCGCCAGCTGGTACGGTCCCAACTTCCACGGAGGCCGCACCTCCAACGGGGAGATTTACAATATGTACGCGATGACGGCGGCACACAAGACGCTGCCGATGAACACGATGGTGAAGGTCACCAACAAACGAAACGGAAAATCGGTGGTGGTGCGCATCAACGACCGGGGGCCCTTCGTGAGCGGGCGCATCATCGACCTCTCCTACGCGGCGGGAAAGAAGATCGGCATCGACCGGACCGGGACGGCACCGGTGTGCCTCAAAGTACTCGGTTTTGACAATATCATCGCCTCGATGGCGAAACGGAGCGGCCATGCGGTGCGCGACCGTGTAGTCCTGAGCGGATTTGCGGTGCAGGTGGGCTCCTTCCGCCGCTACGAGGGGGCGATGAAGTACAAAAAGAGTTACGACAATTTCGAGGGGCGTTACCATACGGTCATCAAGCGTTTTATGGTGGGAGGGGCGCCGCTCTACCGGGTATGGCTGACCGGCTTCCGCTCCGAAGCGGAAGCGAGAGATTTCATCAAAGCCTGGAGCATTCCGGGTGCATTCATAGTAAGGGGTTGA
- a CDS encoding cysteine hydrolase family protein, with protein MNEIDAMLIIDMQNDYYPGGRCELEGILPAHTNTLRLIRRAEEEGVERIYVRHIAGGDAPFFARGSEGSELHGELPVQKEDRIVVKAYPNSFRGTGLDAYLKERGHNRILVCGAMTHMCIDTTVRAGYDLGYVITLAHDACATKEMHFGGESIPAQTVHRSFVAALGGKFCRVEPTGRLILFSENTDTRPLSN; from the coding sequence ATGAACGAGATCGATGCGATGCTGATCATCGATATGCAAAATGATTACTACCCCGGAGGCCGTTGCGAACTCGAAGGGATCCTCCCGGCCCATACCAATACCTTGCGCCTGATCCGCCGGGCCGAAGAAGAGGGTGTCGAGCGTATCTATGTGCGGCATATCGCCGGCGGGGATGCCCCGTTTTTCGCCCGGGGGAGTGAAGGCTCCGAACTTCACGGGGAACTGCCCGTACAAAAGGAGGATCGGATTGTCGTGAAAGCCTATCCCAACAGTTTTCGCGGGACCGGTCTGGATGCCTACCTCAAGGAGAGGGGCCACAATCGGATTCTGGTCTGCGGCGCCATGACCCATATGTGCATCGATACCACCGTGCGTGCGGGGTATGACCTGGGATACGTGATTACGCTGGCCCATGATGCCTGTGCTACCAAGGAGATGCATTTCGGAGGCGAAAGCATCCCCGCACAAACGGTTCACCGAAGCTTTGTCGCGGCGCTGGGAGGAAAATTTTGCCGGGTGGAACCGACAGGGCGACTGATCCTCTTTTCCGAAAATACCGATACCCGCCCACTGTCAAACTAG
- a CDS encoding NAD(+)/NADH kinase → MEKKPQIRRVGIVLRPSTPELKTLFYRVKQVFEAHGAEVLVDAISAGMIGVLGQAFEAMCRAADILVCIGGDGTLISLARRSYRFHKPILGINAGTLGFLADINPSEIEGFIEKLYRGEYRIDERMMIEAELVRGDESKTFYAFNDLVISRPSISKMVKVDAYIDNKWFNTYFGDGLIVSTPTGSTAYNLAAGGPVTFPLTDAFILTPICPHSLTQRPLVIPADFEIELKTPEKESLAIVDGQEQYDFTPDDRLLIRKAAIGARLIHRLERNYFDVLREKLSWGQMR, encoded by the coding sequence TTGGAGAAAAAACCGCAGATCCGGCGGGTCGGCATTGTCCTGAGGCCTTCGACCCCGGAGCTCAAAACCCTCTTTTACCGGGTGAAGCAAGTTTTCGAGGCGCATGGGGCGGAGGTGCTGGTGGATGCCATCAGCGCCGGGATGATCGGGGTGCTGGGGCAGGCGTTTGAGGCCATGTGCCGCGCCGCGGATATTCTGGTTTGCATCGGCGGAGACGGGACGCTCATATCGCTGGCGCGGCGCAGCTACCGTTTCCACAAACCGATTCTGGGCATCAATGCCGGGACCCTCGGATTCCTGGCCGACATCAACCCCTCCGAGATCGAAGGCTTCATTGAAAAGCTCTACCGGGGCGAGTACCGCATCGACGAGCGGATGATGATCGAAGCGGAGCTGGTGCGCGGGGATGAGTCGAAAACCTTCTATGCTTTCAACGACCTGGTCATCAGCCGCCCCTCCATCTCCAAAATGGTGAAGGTGGACGCCTATATCGACAACAAATGGTTCAACACCTATTTCGGTGACGGCCTCATCGTCTCCACGCCCACCGGGTCGACCGCCTACAACCTCGCCGCCGGCGGCCCCGTCACCTTCCCGTTGACCGACGCCTTCATTCTGACTCCCATCTGCCCCCACTCGCTGACCCAGCGCCCTCTGGTCATCCCCGCCGATTTCGAGATAGAGCTGAAGACGCCGGAGAAGGAGTCCCTGGCCATCGTCGACGGACAGGAGCAGTACGATTTCACCCCCGACGACCGTCTGCTTATCCGCAAGGCGGCCATCGGCGCACGCCTCATCCACCGGCTGGAACGCAACTATTTCGACGTCCTGCGCGAGAAGCTCTCCTGGGGGCAGATGCGATGA
- the lptC gene encoding LPS export ABC transporter periplasmic protein LptC codes for MDLGIRFFVWGLFLLTLAAIFTLQPYHVGIVEKKGIPGIVFEDFKSYEITPKGVESILSGHIGKKFAHTVIVEEVNLTRLAPMGSESLRAGRAIVRDNRDVQLRKHVRLARSDGWRMKTDHLDYFAKRDLYTTGNLPFILTYGESVVHGRALRYNRKSGKIRARSIRARINEKDIPGEK; via the coding sequence ATGGACCTAGGCATCCGTTTTTTTGTCTGGGGGCTTTTTCTTCTTACCCTCGCCGCCATCTTCACGCTGCAGCCCTACCATGTGGGCATCGTGGAGAAGAAAGGGATTCCCGGCATCGTTTTCGAAGATTTCAAAAGTTACGAAATCACCCCCAAAGGGGTAGAAAGCATCCTCTCCGGCCATATCGGCAAAAAGTTTGCCCATACGGTGATTGTGGAAGAGGTGAACCTGACCCGGCTGGCCCCCATGGGAAGCGAATCCCTCCGCGCGGGACGGGCGATCGTCCGGGACAACAGGGATGTGCAGCTAAGAAAGCACGTGCGGCTTGCCCGCAGCGACGGATGGCGGATGAAGACCGACCATCTCGACTATTTCGCGAAACGTGACCTTTACACCACAGGAAACCTTCCCTTTATTCTTACCTACGGCGAAAGCGTGGTGCATGGACGGGCTCTGCGCTATAACCGAAAAAGTGGTAAAATCAGAGCCAGATCCATACGGGCGAGAATCAACGAAAAGGATATACCGGGTGAAAAATAA
- a CDS encoding FeoA family protein, translating to MRLSEAHKGDLVKIKGFEGGCDNFKCRLDALGIRIGDIVEVKNKAFLGPIEIKNDDLDIALCRGQAEKIIVKPIKARKVG from the coding sequence ATGCGTCTGAGTGAAGCCCATAAGGGAGATCTCGTCAAAATCAAAGGCTTCGAAGGGGGCTGCGACAATTTCAAATGCCGTCTCGACGCCCTGGGCATCCGCATCGGCGACATCGTGGAAGTCAAGAACAAAGCTTTTCTCGGCCCCATCGAGATCAAAAACGACGATCTGGACATCGCCCTCTGCCGGGGCCAGGCCGAGAAAATCATCGTCAAACCGATCAAAGCCCGCAAAGTAGGCTAA